A section of the Candidatus Omnitrophota bacterium genome encodes:
- a CDS encoding phosphoribosylglycinamide formyltransferase: MKIAVFASGRGTNLAAIIKAKKKGIINAEISLVVSDNKKALALKKAQRAGIKAVFIDPLRFLSKQEFEAEIIKALEAEGIDLIALAGFMRILSTDFVIRFKNKIINIHPAILPSFKGAHGINEAFDYGVKVTGVTVHFVDEAMDHGPIILQKAVSVDEKDTLETLESKIHKVEHKIYPEAIRLFVEGRLRIEGRKVYIA; the protein is encoded by the coding sequence ATGAAGATAGCCGTATTCGCATCAGGCCGCGGCACTAATCTAGCTGCGATTATTAAGGCAAAGAAAAAAGGTATAATTAATGCTGAGATTAGCCTTGTTGTTTCTGATAATAAAAAGGCGCTTGCCTTAAAAAAGGCCCAACGCGCCGGGATAAAGGCAGTATTTATTGATCCTTTAAGGTTCCTATCAAAGCAAGAATTTGAAGCAGAGATTATTAAGGCGCTAGAGGCCGAAGGCATTGACTTGATAGCCTTGGCAGGGTTTATGCGCATATTGAGCACTGATTTTGTGATTCGTTTTAAAAATAAAATAATTAACATTCATCCGGCGATATTGCCTTCTTTTAAAGGCGCGCATGGTATAAATGAAGCCTTTGATTATGGCGTGAAGGTTACAGGGGTTACTGTTCATTTTGTTGATGAGGCCATGGATCATGGGCCGATTATATTGCAGAAGGCAGTTTCTGTTGATGAAAAAGACACGTTAGAGACCTTAGAGTCTAAAATCCATAAGGTTGAACATAAGATTTATCCAGAGGCTATTCGTTTATTTGTTGAAGGTCGCTTAAGAATAGAAGGCAGGAAGGTGTATATTGCTTAA
- a CDS encoding RnfABCDGE type electron transport complex subunit G encodes MGLRGVNKMFRYALILMTICLVSAFVLAGTYKVTHPVYLEQMLEEEKQALGEILPKAVDFKERQYCDSSYFVGRDIQGKTVGYIIRAETNGYSSIIKMLVGIDAEGTIVGIKILSQQETPGLGAKITEVRSGKKKPWFIQQFKGKNFKDLNLENIESITAATITSQAIVEGLKKEISKILPYLK; translated from the coding sequence ATGGGTTTAAGAGGGGTTAATAAGATGTTTCGTTATGCTTTGATATTAATGACTATTTGCTTAGTAAGTGCATTTGTTTTGGCAGGTACTTACAAGGTTACTCATCCTGTTTACTTAGAACAGATGCTAGAAGAGGAAAAACAGGCCCTAGGAGAGATCCTGCCTAAGGCAGTGGATTTTAAAGAGAGACAATATTGTGATTCATCATATTTTGTAGGTAGAGATATTCAGGGAAAGACTGTAGGTTATATTATTAGAGCCGAGACAAACGGATATTCATCCATAATCAAGATGCTCGTCGGTATTGATGCTGAAGGTACAATTGTTGGCATCAAAATTTTATCTCAACAGGAAACGCCCGGATTAGGTGCTAAAATCACAGAGGTAAGAAGCGGCAAAAAAAAACCTTGGTTTATTCAACAGTTTAAAGGTAAAAATTTCAAAGATTTAAATCTAGAAAATATTGAATCAATTACTGCAGCTACGATTACCAGCCAGGCAATTGTGGAAGGACTTAAAAAAGAAATTAGCAAAATTCTGCCTTATTTAAAATGA
- the eno gene encoding phosphopyruvate hydratase — protein sequence MAKISKIIGRQILDSRGNPTVEVDCILDNSCLARAAVPSGASTGELEALELRDGDKTKYLGKGVTKAVNNINNIIAKKVGSMPPDFRKVDSLMLTMDGTLNKSKLGANAILAVSLAVAKAAANDRGVPFFRFLGGNSANILPVPLMNILNGGMHADNNLDIQEFMIAPVGAPTFSEALRYGCEVFHHLKEILKSKNLTTSVGDEGGFAPNLKSNEEAIELIMQASEKCGHRAGEDIFIALDAAASSFGKKGTYNLKEAEKPLSSDEIIAIYADLQSRYPIISLEDGLGEDDWGGWARLTERLGPNLQLVGDDIFVTNPKIFQKGIDGNIANAILVKVNQIGTLSETLETIDLAKKNKYNAIISHRSGETEDVTIAHLAVATGVGQIKTGSVSRTDRIAKYNELLRIEEFLGKDAVYAGVEFKLKG from the coding sequence ATGGCAAAGATTAGTAAAATAATAGGACGCCAGATTTTAGATTCGCGCGGCAATCCCACTGTTGAGGTGGACTGTATCTTGGATAATTCTTGCTTAGCCAGGGCAGCAGTGCCATCTGGGGCATCAACAGGAGAGCTTGAGGCATTGGAATTGCGCGACGGCGATAAAACAAAATATCTAGGTAAGGGTGTTACCAAGGCAGTAAATAACATAAATAATATAATTGCCAAGAAAGTAGGAAGTATGCCGCCTGATTTTAGAAAGGTAGACTCTTTAATGCTTACTATGGATGGCACTCTGAATAAGTCAAAGCTGGGTGCGAATGCGATCCTTGCAGTATCATTAGCTGTAGCTAAGGCAGCAGCAAATGATAGGGGAGTGCCTTTTTTTCGATTCTTAGGAGGCAACAGCGCTAATATCTTGCCGGTTCCCTTGATGAATATCTTAAATGGCGGGATGCACGCAGATAATAATCTTGATATTCAGGAGTTTATGATTGCGCCAGTTGGCGCGCCTACTTTTAGTGAGGCATTGCGTTATGGCTGTGAAGTATTTCACCATTTAAAAGAGATTCTTAAATCCAAGAATTTGACTACTTCCGTCGGAGATGAAGGGGGTTTTGCACCGAATTTAAAATCAAACGAAGAGGCAATTGAACTGATTATGCAGGCCAGCGAAAAGTGCGGGCATCGCGCTGGCGAAGATATCTTTATAGCACTTGACGCTGCAGCCAGCTCTTTTGGTAAGAAGGGTACATATAATCTAAAAGAAGCAGAAAAGCCATTAAGCTCGGATGAAATTATTGCGATATATGCTGATTTGCAGTCTCGTTATCCGATTATTTCTTTAGAGGATGGTCTAGGTGAAGATGATTGGGGTGGTTGGGCGAGGCTAACGGAAAGATTAGGGCCGAATTTGCAATTAGTGGGTGATGATATCTTTGTTACGAACCCTAAGATTTTCCAGAAAGGCATCGATGGCAATATTGCAAATGCTATCCTTGTGAAGGTAAATCAGATTGGCACGCTTTCAGAAACATTGGAGACTATTGACTTGGCAAAGAAAAATAAGTATAATGCCATTATATCTCATCGCTCCGGAGAGACAGAAGATGTAACCATAGCACATCTTGCTGTAGCAACCGGCGTTGGCCAAATCAAGACCGGTTCGGTTTCCCGCACAGACCGTATTGCCAAATACAATGAGTTGTTAAGGATTGAGGAATTCTTAGGTAAAGATGCTGTCTATGCAGGAGTGGAATTCAAACTAAAAGGTTGA
- a CDS encoding adenylosuccinate lyase — MIERYTLEKMRNIWSRENKFSKMLQVEILTCEALSHSKVIPLQALRRIKRKAKFNIKRIDALEKKTNHDVVAFLLNLGEGLGEDAKFLHRGLTSSDVLDTALSMQLRESCDILLDDLEKLRKILAKKARQYKHTPCIGRTHGIHAEPLAFGLKFALWFDEINRALLRMRRVRELVSLVKLSGAVGTYVHLPASVEKYVASRLKLKSVNAATQVISRDIHAEFVSSLALVAASIEKFATEIRHLQRTEVREAEEPFGRGQKGSSAMPHKRNPIICERLCGLSRIIRSYVIAALENVSLWHERDISHSSVERVILADSCQVLDYMLVKFTNVVSGLLVYPQAMLANLAKTRGLIFSQGILVRLMQKGLAREKAYDIVQDASMHVWKNIGATFMDVLLVNSKARRYLSEKEIKDCFSLNYYLRNVDNIFKKVGL; from the coding sequence ATGATTGAAAGATACACCTTAGAGAAGATGCGCAACATTTGGTCTAGAGAAAATAAATTCTCTAAGATGTTGCAAGTAGAGATACTTACATGCGAAGCCCTAAGTCATTCTAAGGTAATACCGTTACAAGCCTTAAGGCGCATTAAACGCAAGGCAAAGTTTAACATAAAGAGAATTGACGCCTTAGAAAAAAAGACAAATCATGATGTAGTTGCCTTTCTTCTTAATCTGGGTGAGGGCCTAGGAGAAGATGCCAAATTCTTACATCGGGGCTTGACCTCATCCGATGTCTTGGATACTGCCCTTTCCATGCAATTAAGAGAGTCTTGTGATATTCTTTTAGATGACCTAGAAAAATTAAGAAAAATTTTGGCCAAAAAGGCCAGGCAGTATAAACATACACCTTGTATTGGCAGGACGCATGGGATACATGCTGAACCACTTGCCTTTGGCTTAAAATTCGCACTCTGGTTTGATGAGATAAATAGGGCGCTGCTTAGAATGCGCAGGGTGCGAGAACTGGTTTCTCTCGTAAAGCTTTCCGGCGCTGTTGGTACATATGTACATTTGCCTGCTTCTGTTGAAAAATATGTAGCTTCAAGGCTTAAATTAAAGTCAGTCAATGCTGCTACTCAAGTCATTAGCCGCGATATCCACGCTGAATTTGTCTCCTCTCTAGCTTTGGTTGCCGCAAGTATCGAGAAATTTGCGACTGAAATCCGTCATCTGCAACGTACAGAGGTAAGAGAAGCAGAAGAGCCGTTTGGCCGAGGCCAGAAAGGTTCCTCTGCAATGCCTCATAAGAGAAATCCGATTATCTGCGAACGTCTCTGTGGTCTTTCGCGTATTATTCGCTCTTATGTTATCGCAGCCCTTGAGAATGTAAGCCTCTGGCACGAGAGGGATATCAGCCATTCTTCTGTAGAGCGAGTCATATTGGCAGATTCTTGTCAGGTTTTGGATTATATGTTGGTAAAATTCACTAATGTGGTATCTGGTCTTTTAGTATATCCTCAAGCCATGTTAGCTAATCTAGCCAAGACAAGAGGTCTTATTTTTTCACAAGGCATTCTGGTCAGACTTATGCAAAAGGGTCTTGCTAGAGAGAAGGCCTATGACATTGTGCAAGATGCCTCAATGCATGTATGGAAGAATATAGGCGCAACATTTATGGATGTGTTATTAGTTAATAGCAAGGCACGTCGATACCTCTCAGAGAAAGAGATCAAGGATTGCTTTAGCCTTAATTATTATTTACGTAATGTAGATAACATCTTTAAAAAAGTGGGGTTATGA
- a CDS encoding septum formation initiator family protein translates to MMVRSIIICAIAIIVLIIFIPGFARMQELKAKNRDLKKQIGEITEENLVLKKDIDRLQHDSVYLEGVAREKMGVVRKGEVIYHIVPEEKK, encoded by the coding sequence ATGATGGTACGCTCAATTATTATATGCGCGATTGCCATTATTGTTTTAATAATCTTTATTCCCGGATTTGCCAGGATGCAGGAGTTAAAGGCAAAAAATAGAGATTTAAAAAAACAGATTGGGGAAATAACAGAAGAAAACCTCGTCTTAAAAAAAGACATAGATAGATTGCAACATGATAGTGTATATCTAGAAGGCGTAGCCCGGGAAAAGATGGGCGTTGTTAGAAAGGGAGAGGTAATTTACCATATAGTTCCTGAAGAGAAAAAATAA
- a CDS encoding electron transport complex subunit E: MKRTLFQEFSKGLSVSNPVFGLVLGLCPALAVSTSVSNAIGMSAAVIFVLTCSNIIISSIKRLIPKEIRLPCFIVVIATFVTIVELVLHAYFPNLRTSLGIFVPLIVVNCIILGRAEAFACRNTVMRSMFDGLGMGVGFSFSLIIISVIREVLGTGEILGIPVLAKAEPALFFVLAPGALFTLGVLIAISNHFRYKRGQTVKLKGGCH, translated from the coding sequence ATGAAGAGAACATTATTCCAGGAATTTTCAAAAGGCCTTAGCGTTAGCAATCCTGTATTCGGTCTTGTTTTGGGCCTATGTCCGGCCTTGGCAGTCTCTACCAGTGTAAGCAACGCCATAGGAATGAGTGCAGCAGTCATTTTTGTCTTAACTTGTTCAAACATTATAATCTCAAGTATCAAGAGATTAATCCCAAAAGAGATTCGCTTGCCTTGTTTTATCGTTGTAATTGCTACATTTGTTACTATTGTTGAATTAGTTCTACATGCATATTTTCCTAATCTGCGTACATCCCTGGGTATATTCGTGCCTTTAATCGTAGTTAACTGTATTATCTTAGGTCGGGCTGAGGCCTTTGCCTGCCGTAACACAGTTATGCGTTCGATGTTTGATGGCTTGGGAATGGGAGTGGGCTTTTCGTTTTCGCTTATTATTATTTCCGTGATAAGAGAGGTTTTAGGTACAGGGGAAATCTTAGGAATTCCTGTTCTAGCTAAAGCAGAGCCAGCTCTATTTTTTGTTTTAGCCCCAGGTGCTTTGTTTACGCTTGGAGTTTTGATTGCCATCTCCAACCATTTTCGCTATAAGAGAGGCCAAACAGTTAAACTCAAAGGGGGCTGTCATTGA
- a CDS encoding YggT family protein codes for MFVLSNFVSALAQIVDVLLTIAYWLILIRALISWVNPDPYNPIVQILYKTTEPILYPIRKILPLDFRFGIDISPIIAFLAIFFLKSFLVKTLLDLSINLR; via the coding sequence ATGTTTGTCTTATCTAATTTTGTATCAGCCTTAGCCCAGATAGTAGATGTCCTTCTGACCATTGCTTATTGGCTGATATTGATTCGAGCCCTTATCAGTTGGGTAAACCCGGATCCCTATAATCCGATTGTGCAGATTCTCTATAAGACGACCGAGCCAATACTTTATCCGATTCGCAAAATATTACCTTTGGATTTTCGTTTCGGCATAGATATTTCGCCGATAATAGCCTTTTTGGCTATATTCTTTTTAAAATCATTTTTAGTAAAGACCTTGTTGGATTTAAGTATTAACTTACGATAG
- a CDS encoding RnfABCDGE type electron transport complex subunit B — MTEILYPTLTLAILGLAFGLGLAFASRKFCVAHDKRVDQIVEKLPGSNCGACGRAGCIQFAQSLIQGTCTINTCPVTSLEGKEDIAKMLGKELEVEVKRIAILHCCGGNKVDEKSDYDGVKDCIAANLLSGGQKACSWGCLGFGSCVGACPFGAIAMGNEGLPVIDEAKCTACGNCVKICPKDLFILEAVNKEYFVACSSPDLGRDVMAVCKVGCIACKKCQINCPTKAIEVIDNLAKFNYDKCRNIGKCLEVCPTKVIKKRRIK, encoded by the coding sequence ATGACGGAAATACTTTATCCAACACTAACCTTAGCTATATTAGGATTGGCCTTTGGGCTAGGTTTGGCCTTTGCATCCCGGAAGTTTTGCGTGGCGCACGATAAGCGCGTTGATCAAATTGTTGAAAAGCTTCCAGGCTCAAATTGTGGAGCCTGTGGTAGGGCTGGTTGTATACAGTTTGCGCAAAGTTTAATTCAGGGCACTTGTACAATTAACACTTGTCCTGTTACGTCTTTAGAAGGCAAAGAAGATATCGCAAAGATGCTTGGTAAGGAATTAGAGGTTGAGGTAAAAAGAATAGCTATCCTGCATTGTTGCGGCGGAAATAAAGTTGACGAAAAAAGCGATTATGACGGCGTTAAAGATTGTATAGCAGCAAATTTGCTCAGCGGAGGTCAAAAGGCCTGCAGTTGGGGCTGTTTAGGCTTTGGAAGTTGTGTAGGCGCATGTCCTTTCGGAGCGATTGCAATGGGCAATGAGGGCCTGCCTGTAATTGATGAGGCTAAATGCACTGCCTGCGGCAACTGCGTAAAAATTTGTCCTAAAGATTTATTTATCCTTGAAGCCGTTAATAAGGAATACTTTGTTGCCTGTTCCTCGCCTGATTTAGGGCGTGATGTGATGGCAGTATGCAAAGTTGGCTGCATTGCCTGTAAGAAGTGTCAGATTAACTGTCCAACTAAGGCAATAGAAGTAATTGACAATCTAGCAAAATTTAATTATGATAAATGCCGAAATATCGGAAAGTGTCTGGAGGTTTGTCCGACAAAGGTAATCAAGAAACGGAGGATTAAATGA
- a CDS encoding serpin family protein — protein MKRKKILILFLTFLFASSLVFAEPENNPRTKVVVDGNSSFALALYDNLRKEKGNLFLSSYSISTALAMTYAGARGNTAAQMADVLCFTLSQEQLHPAFADLQAQLNEVQAKGNIELNVANALWAQEGYSFLSDFLGLTDRYYEAALFHVNFERNTESARLEINAWVEQRTKDKIKELIKQGLLNSFTRLVLTNAIYFKGDWLSQFEKDLTKQALFWLSSDNSIKVPMMTQRGKFGYMQDSNLQILELPYSGNDLSMIILLPKRKDDLAQVEEALNERNLNLWTQHLKTKEVIVFLPRFKMTSEFSLAETLVLMGMTDAFDRSADFSGMTGKKDLYISKVIHKAFIAVDEEGTEAAAATAVVMKRLSASNEEPTVIFRADHPFIFLIRHNPSGSILFFGRVIDPTE, from the coding sequence ATGAAAAGGAAAAAGATACTTATATTATTTCTCACGTTTTTATTTGCCAGTTCATTGGTATTTGCCGAGCCAGAAAATAACCCAAGAACAAAGGTTGTTGTTGATGGAAATAGTTCGTTTGCACTAGCTCTTTATGATAACCTGAGGAAAGAGAAGGGTAATTTGTTTCTTTCTTCCTACAGCATTTCAACTGCCCTTGCTATGACCTATGCTGGCGCGCGCGGCAATACTGCAGCACAAATGGCTGATGTTCTGTGTTTCACATTGAGTCAGGAACAATTGCATCCTGCATTTGCTGATTTGCAGGCACAGCTGAACGAGGTGCAAGCAAAGGGTAATATTGAATTGAACGTTGCAAATGCTTTATGGGCTCAAGAAGGCTACTCTTTTCTTAGTGATTTTCTTGGTTTGACAGATAGGTATTATGAAGCAGCACTTTTCCACGTTAACTTCGAAAGAAATACCGAATCAGCGCGCCTAGAGATTAATGCCTGGGTAGAACAAAGAACCAAAGACAAGATAAAGGAGTTAATAAAACAAGGACTCCTAAATTCCTTTACGCGTCTTGTATTAACAAATGCCATATATTTTAAGGGTGATTGGCTAAGTCAATTTGAAAAAGATCTTACAAAACAAGCTTTGTTTTGGTTATCTAGCGATAATTCTATCAAGGTGCCCATGATGACTCAGCGAGGGAAGTTCGGTTATATGCAAGATAGTAACTTGCAGATTCTCGAATTGCCTTATAGCGGCAATGATCTTTCTATGATTATATTGCTTCCTAAAAGAAAAGATGATTTAGCTCAAGTTGAAGAGGCACTGAATGAAAGGAATTTGAATTTATGGACGCAACATCTCAAGACCAAAGAAGTTATAGTATTCTTGCCAAGGTTTAAGATGACTTCTGAATTTTCACTGGCTGAAACGCTTGTCTTGATGGGTATGACTGACGCATTTGATCGGTCTGCTGATTTCTCTGGAATGACTGGCAAGAAAGATTTATATATTTCCAAGGTAATTCATAAGGCGTTTATAGCTGTTGATGAGGAAGGCACTGAGGCTGCGGCAGCAACAGCAGTAGTTATGAAGCGGCTTTCAGCTTCAAATGAGGAGCCTACTGTCATATTTCGAGCTGACCATCCTTTCATATTCTTAATCCGCCATAATCCTTCTGGAAGCATTTTGTTTTTTGGCAGAGTGATTGATCCGACAGAGTGA
- a CDS encoding BatD family protein: MLKIIGFILLFLFILSLVLFAQQAEKLKFSSSVDKTEISLGELLNFKVTVEGSFKGSPEIKLPKLRDDFDIVSQTQSHRISIEAGKKNRIFVLNLMLLAKREGQINIAAAELKQGSKVYTTEPMEITVKPGKGEKKFLREPEEEFPAEEEVERITL, translated from the coding sequence TTGCTTAAGATTATCGGCTTCATTTTATTATTTCTATTTATTCTCTCTCTTGTATTATTTGCACAGCAGGCAGAGAAATTGAAATTTTCAAGTTCAGTCGATAAGACAGAGATTAGCCTTGGAGAGCTACTCAATTTTAAGGTTACTGTTGAGGGCAGTTTTAAAGGAAGCCCAGAGATAAAGCTGCCTAAGTTAAGAGATGATTTTGATATTGTCTCCCAAACGCAATCGCATAGAATATCTATCGAGGCAGGCAAGAAAAACAGGATATTCGTTTTAAATCTCATGCTTTTAGCCAAGCGGGAAGGCCAAATTAATATCGCTGCAGCAGAGCTAAAGCAGGGATCAAAGGTCTATACTACAGAGCCTATGGAGATAACTGTTAAACCAGGTAAAGGTGAGAAGAAATTCCTGAGAGAACCAGAAGAGGAATTTCCCGCAGAAGAAGAAGTTGAGAGGATTACTCTTTAG
- a CDS encoding prepilin-type N-terminal cleavage/methylation domain-containing protein, whose amino-acid sequence MKLKLKRSIGFSPLEVIQSKQMFRLRRRLLRGFTLIELVIAIALLAILGAAAVIAFQSIHTKAQIANAKATLKSVRSAILIQRANNELNNITSDGCHQRQNSWPTYEEVRRASYNAEVDNSILSSRMPPNLLMGPPPANLVAPRSPPFTNSFVANTDCGSNPGQIIYSLPDTLGANPSNNLVVATTDPKGSLCVADPCKAAWAYNPYTGDFWASSSAYGSNNW is encoded by the coding sequence GTGAAATTAAAACTTAAGAGATCGATAGGCTTTAGTCCCTTAGAAGTAATCCAATCAAAGCAGATGTTCCGCTTGCGGCGTAGACTTCTAAGAGGATTTACTCTTATTGAGTTAGTTATAGCTATAGCACTTTTGGCTATTCTTGGGGCAGCAGCAGTAATTGCTTTCCAGAGTATTCATACTAAGGCACAAATAGCTAATGCAAAAGCAACCCTTAAAAGTGTAAGAAGCGCTATCCTTATTCAAAGGGCTAATAATGAACTTAACAATATTACTAGTGATGGCTGTCATCAGCGACAGAATTCTTGGCCTACTTACGAAGAAGTTAGGAGAGCGTCTTACAATGCAGAAGTAGATAATTCTATTTTAAGTTCGCGCATGCCGCCAAATCTTTTGATGGGACCTCCTCCTGCTAATCTAGTAGCACCCAGAAGCCCTCCTTTTACTAACAGTTTTGTAGCTAACACTGATTGCGGTAGTAATCCGGGTCAGATAATATACTCCCTCCCTGATACTTTAGGCGCTAATCCTTCCAATAATTTAGTTGTTGCTACGACTGATCCCAAAGGATCCCTTTGTGTTGCTGATCCTTGCAAAGCAGCTTGGGCCTATAATCCTTACACCGGTGACTTCTGGGCTAGTTCTAGTGCTTACGGTTCAAATAATTGGTGA
- a CDS encoding RnfABCDGE type electron transport complex subunit A, producing MDVNFNKILTIIISMVFVNNFILSKFLGLCPFIGVSRRTKPALSMGAAVIFVMTGSSIITWLLYRYILVPFHVEYLRTVSFILVIATFVQFVEMFTLKNFPALYETLGIYLPLITTNCAVLGVAVLNINDFFMEGYSVLASFSYSVIQAFFAGVGFTLALFLMSAIRERLDLAEIPECFKGVPIAFIVASLMSLAFMGFTGFRF from the coding sequence ATGGATGTTAATTTTAATAAAATCCTGACCATAATCATCAGCATGGTCTTTGTCAATAATTTTATCCTCTCTAAATTCTTAGGGCTTTGTCCTTTTATTGGCGTCTCACGAAGAACAAAACCAGCTCTTTCCATGGGCGCTGCAGTCATATTTGTTATGACCGGATCAAGTATTATTACCTGGCTCCTTTATCGTTATATCTTGGTTCCTTTTCATGTTGAATATTTGCGTACAGTATCTTTTATATTGGTTATTGCAACCTTCGTGCAATTCGTGGAAATGTTTACGCTAAAAAATTTCCCAGCCCTTTATGAAACCCTGGGTATATATCTACCTTTAATTACTACTAACTGTGCAGTCTTAGGTGTAGCGGTATTAAATATCAATGATTTCTTTATGGAAGGCTATTCTGTTTTGGCGAGCTTTTCCTATTCTGTGATTCAGGCATTTTTTGCCGGAGTTGGTTTTACATTAGCTCTATTTTTGATGAGTGCAATCAGAGAACGATTGGATTTAGCAGAAATACCCGAATGTTTTAAAGGTGTGCCAATTGCATTTATTGTTGCCTCATTAATGAGCCTAGCGTTTATGGGGTTTACGGGGTTTAGGTTTTGA
- a CDS encoding pili assembly chaperone produces the protein MIVVAVIALLAAFAIPNFLRARVSANETAAQSSLRTVHTAVESYKSVGTSYPSDLSILSSSTPPYIDSVLGAGSKQGYSFVLTGLANTFTATARPQTFGRTGERSFYVDESAVIRYTHENRDPTSADSPIIP, from the coding sequence ATGATTGTTGTAGCTGTTATTGCCCTTCTGGCTGCCTTTGCTATTCCCAATTTCCTACGAGCAAGAGTAAGCGCAAATGAGACCGCAGCTCAAAGTTCTTTAAGGACAGTCCATACTGCTGTTGAAAGCTATAAATCAGTAGGCACTTCTTATCCTTCTGACTTAAGTATTTTGTCTTCCTCTACTCCGCCATATATAGATTCTGTTTTGGGAGCAGGCTCAAAACAAGGTTATAGTTTTGTTTTAACAGGATTGGCTAATACCTTTACTGCAACAGCGCGGCCACAGACTTTTGGCAGAACTGGTGAAAGAAGCTTCTATGTTGACGAAAGCGCGGTTATTCGCTATACACATGAAAACCGCGACCCAACTTCTGCTGACTCGCCCATCATACCCTAG
- a CDS encoding TrkA C-terminal domain-containing protein yields MISIIVTTFIIVALSAIMEIAATALKLTGINLHIARFQALSALTGTGFTTREAESIMEHRQRRIIIMILMIVGPIGFLTILGSVLVSIREDIFLYELLSILVVIFIILRIFKSKFIGSIFHKIVERQIKKRRLFRKVILEEVLTLDENLGVCEFIVTENSKVVEKKLLDTNFKNEGFIVLAIERGDGVLSAPKGSETIQKGDRLVVFGNVKNMKQELIG; encoded by the coding sequence ATGATTAGTATTATTGTGACTACTTTTATTATAGTAGCGCTTAGCGCTATTATGGAGATTGCTGCTACTGCCCTAAAACTTACTGGGATAAATCTCCATATTGCCCGTTTTCAGGCGCTTTCTGCCTTAACCGGTACAGGCTTTACTACTAGAGAGGCCGAGTCAATAATGGAACATAGACAACGGCGGATTATTATAATGATTCTGATGATTGTTGGGCCTATTGGTTTTCTTACTATATTGGGTTCAGTATTAGTTTCTATTAGAGAAGATATATTTCTTTACGAATTACTTAGTATCCTTGTTGTAATTTTTATAATCTTAAGAATTTTTAAGAGCAAATTTATTGGTTCTATATTTCACAAAATTGTCGAACGACAGATAAAAAAGAGGCGCTTATTCAGAAAGGTCATATTAGAAGAAGTGCTCACCCTTGATGAAAATCTTGGTGTATGTGAATTTATCGTTACTGAGAATTCTAAGGTAGTTGAAAAAAAGCTCTTGGACACTAATTTTAAAAACGAAGGTTTTATAGTTTTGGCCATTGAAAGGGGAGATGGCGTATTAAGTGCTCCTAAGGGTTCAGAGACGATTCAAAAAGGAGATAGATTAGTAGTTTTTGGCAACGTAAAAAACATGAAGCAGGAATTAATTGGTTAG